In Leisingera methylohalidivorans DSM 14336, a single genomic region encodes these proteins:
- a CDS encoding indolepyruvate ferredoxin oxidoreductase family protein, with the protein MSTPKISLNDKYDLTKSPVLLNGTQALVRLMLMQKHRDQAAGLNTAGLVTGYRGSPLGAVDLQMSKAEKHLKAADVTFQYGLNEDLAVTALWGAQQAEVRGEGKYDGVFGLWYGKGPGVDRSGDAIRHANMAGSSKHGGVLLAMGDDHTGESSTVLHQSEWSLLDCYLPIVSPAGVQEILDYGIYGYALSRFSGLWTGLKTMKDTIEVTSVVDARPERMQLVTPEFDMPADGLNIRLDDDRFRQEDRIIDYKRFAAEAFSHANKMDKRMWGKPGAKIGFVAAGKNWLDLVHALKLLNIDETMAERLGLTTYKVGQTWPMDMKGFHDWAEDLDLIVVVEEKRKLIEIQIKEAIFDDRRGRRVYGWYKGGAGSLHREELFPTRYALDPIMIAEKLGGILIEEGRETEAIRAGLEGLSEARRADNAEEIATRLPYFCSGCPHNSSTKLPEGSRAYAGIGCHFMVQWMDRETTGFTHMGGEGVNWVGEAPFSKRKHVFQNLGDGTYNHSGVQAIRAALAEGTNITYKILYNDAVAMTGGQAAEGGLTAQQIAHELTAMGVKTIAVVYDEKEDVNAALFPAGMRMHERAEMMKIQREFEQVEGVSAIIYIQTCAAEKRRRRKKGQFPDPDQRVFINTDVCEGCGDCGVQSNCVSIVPKDTELGRKRAIDQSSCNKDFSCVNGFCPSFVTVEGARIRKEATADIDLPHLPKPQLPAIDGTHNVVITGVGGTGVVTIGAVLAQAAQIDGLGAGLMEMAGLAQKGGAVHIHCRIAQKPEDISAIRVATGEAHALIGGDLVVSAGAKTLGLTSTGRTGAVVNSHEIITGDFTRDTEFAIPTDRLQVALQARLRDRVDLFDASELARATMGDSIFSNMMVFGGAWQRGLVPVSHAAIEQAIEMNGAAVDRNKRAFDIGRWAVLHPEEAARLMQPETVDKPKSLEEKIAFRADQLVAYQGNGLARRYTSLVEGISDPALKEAVAKGYHKLLSYKDEYEVARLLLDSRAKAEAEFEGDLKLSYHLAPPMLSGTDPNGRPKKRKFGAGMERGFRLLAKLKRLRGTPLDIFGYTAERKMERALIKQFEADMKEWLPKAAPAIMEPLTALAELPLSIRGFGPVKMANEQKAAKRREELLAALRQGGVPMKEAAE; encoded by the coding sequence ATGAGCACGCCGAAAATCTCACTCAATGACAAGTACGACCTGACGAAATCGCCGGTGCTGCTGAACGGCACCCAGGCTCTGGTGCGGCTGATGCTGATGCAAAAGCACCGCGATCAGGCGGCAGGTCTGAATACCGCCGGACTTGTCACCGGCTACCGCGGTTCGCCCCTGGGGGCAGTCGACCTGCAAATGAGCAAGGCCGAGAAACATCTGAAGGCGGCGGATGTCACCTTTCAGTACGGTCTGAACGAGGACCTGGCGGTAACCGCCCTGTGGGGCGCGCAGCAGGCCGAGGTCCGCGGCGAAGGCAAATACGACGGCGTGTTCGGCCTGTGGTACGGCAAAGGGCCGGGCGTGGACCGCTCGGGCGATGCGATCCGCCATGCCAATATGGCCGGCTCGTCCAAGCACGGCGGCGTTCTGCTGGCCATGGGCGACGACCACACCGGCGAAAGCTCCACCGTGCTGCACCAGTCGGAATGGTCGCTGCTGGACTGCTACCTGCCCATCGTCAGCCCGGCCGGCGTGCAGGAAATCCTGGATTACGGCATTTACGGCTACGCGCTCAGCCGGTTCTCTGGCCTGTGGACCGGTCTCAAGACCATGAAGGACACCATCGAGGTGACCTCGGTTGTCGATGCCCGCCCGGAGCGGATGCAGCTGGTGACCCCGGAATTCGACATGCCGGCAGACGGGTTGAACATCCGCCTGGACGACGACCGTTTCCGCCAGGAAGACCGCATCATCGACTACAAGCGCTTTGCGGCTGAGGCGTTTTCCCACGCCAACAAGATGGACAAGCGCATGTGGGGCAAGCCCGGTGCCAAGATCGGGTTTGTTGCCGCCGGCAAGAACTGGCTCGACCTGGTGCACGCGCTGAAACTGCTGAACATCGACGAGACCATGGCCGAACGCCTCGGGCTGACCACCTATAAGGTGGGCCAGACCTGGCCGATGGACATGAAGGGCTTTCACGACTGGGCCGAAGACCTGGACCTGATTGTCGTGGTCGAGGAAAAACGCAAACTGATCGAGATCCAGATCAAGGAAGCGATCTTTGACGACCGCCGGGGCCGCCGGGTCTATGGCTGGTACAAGGGCGGCGCCGGCAGCCTGCACCGCGAGGAGCTGTTCCCGACACGCTATGCGCTTGACCCGATCATGATTGCCGAAAAACTGGGCGGCATCCTGATCGAGGAAGGCCGCGAGACTGAGGCTATCCGCGCAGGCCTGGAAGGTCTGTCCGAAGCGCGCCGCGCCGACAATGCCGAGGAAATCGCCACCCGTCTGCCCTACTTCTGCTCGGGCTGCCCGCACAATTCCTCCACCAAACTGCCGGAGGGCTCGCGCGCCTATGCCGGCATCGGCTGCCACTTCATGGTGCAGTGGATGGACCGCGAGACAACCGGCTTTACCCATATGGGCGGCGAGGGCGTCAACTGGGTCGGCGAGGCGCCGTTCTCCAAGCGCAAGCATGTGTTCCAGAACCTTGGCGACGGCACCTATAACCACTCCGGCGTGCAGGCGATCCGTGCCGCGCTCGCCGAAGGCACCAACATCACTTACAAGATCCTTTATAATGATGCGGTTGCGATGACCGGCGGGCAAGCTGCCGAGGGCGGCCTGACCGCGCAGCAGATCGCGCATGAGCTGACCGCGATGGGCGTCAAGACCATCGCCGTGGTCTATGACGAAAAAGAGGATGTGAACGCCGCGCTGTTCCCGGCGGGCATGCGGATGCACGAACGCGCCGAGATGATGAAGATCCAGCGCGAGTTCGAACAGGTCGAGGGCGTCTCTGCCATCATCTACATCCAGACCTGCGCTGCCGAGAAACGCCGCCGCCGCAAGAAGGGCCAATTCCCCGATCCGGACCAGCGGGTGTTCATCAACACCGATGTCTGCGAGGGCTGCGGTGATTGCGGGGTGCAGTCGAACTGTGTGTCCATCGTTCCCAAGGATACCGAACTGGGCCGCAAACGGGCGATCGACCAGTCCTCCTGCAACAAGGATTTCTCCTGCGTGAACGGTTTCTGCCCGTCCTTCGTGACGGTGGAAGGCGCCAGGATCCGCAAGGAGGCGACGGCGGATATCGACCTGCCGCATCTGCCCAAGCCGCAGCTGCCCGCCATTGACGGCACCCATAACGTGGTGATCACCGGTGTCGGCGGCACCGGTGTTGTGACCATCGGTGCGGTGCTGGCACAGGCGGCGCAGATCGACGGGCTGGGCGCCGGGCTGATGGAAATGGCAGGCCTCGCCCAAAAGGGCGGTGCGGTGCATATCCACTGCCGGATTGCACAGAAACCCGAGGATATTTCGGCGATCCGCGTTGCCACCGGCGAGGCGCATGCGCTGATCGGCGGTGACCTGGTGGTCAGCGCCGGCGCCAAGACCCTGGGTCTGACCTCCACCGGCCGCACCGGCGCGGTGGTGAACAGCCACGAGATCATCACCGGCGATTTCACCCGCGACACCGAGTTTGCGATTCCCACAGACCGGCTGCAGGTGGCGCTGCAGGCGCGGCTGCGCGACCGGGTGGATCTGTTCGATGCCTCGGAGCTGGCGCGCGCCACCATGGGCGACTCGATCTTCTCCAACATGATGGTGTTCGGGGGCGCCTGGCAGCGCGGCCTGGTGCCGGTCAGCCACGCGGCCATCGAACAGGCGATCGAAATGAACGGCGCCGCGGTAGACCGGAACAAACGTGCCTTTGACATCGGCCGCTGGGCGGTGCTGCATCCGGAAGAGGCCGCCCGGCTGATGCAGCCGGAAACGGTGGATAAGCCCAAGTCTTTGGAAGAAAAAATCGCGTTCCGCGCGGATCAGCTGGTGGCCTATCAGGGCAACGGCCTGGCCAGGCGTTATACCAGCCTGGTGGAGGGCATCAGTGATCCGGCGCTCAAGGAAGCGGTGGCAAAAGGCTACCACAAGCTGTTGTCCTACAAGGACGAATACGAGGTTGCCCGCCTGCTGCTGGACAGCCGCGCCAAGGCGGAAGCAGAGTTTGAGGGCGATCTGAAACTCTCTTACCACCTGGCGCCGCCGATGCTGAGCGGCACCGATCCGAACGGCCGCCCGAAAAAGCGCAAGTTCGGCGCCGGCATGGAGCGCGGGTTCCGCCTGCTGGCCAAGCTGAAACGCTTGCGCGGCACGCCGCTCGACATCTTCGGCTATACCGCCGAGCGCAAGATGGAGCGCGCGCTGATCAAGCAGTTTGAGGCTGACATGAAGGAATGGCTGCCCAAAGCCGCGCCCGCGATCATGGAGCCGCTGACGGCATTGGCTGAACTGCCGCTTTCGATCCGCGGTTTCGGCCCGGTAAAGATGGCGAATGAGCAGAAGGCCGCAAAACGCCGCGAGGAGCTGCTGGCAGCGTTGCGCCAGGGCGGCGTGCCGATGAAAGAGGCCGCCGAGTAA
- a CDS encoding LysR family transcriptional regulator has translation MDWDKLRIFHAVADAGSLTHAGDRLNLSQSAVSRQIRALEETLNTTLFHRHARGLILTEQGELLFDATQSMSTRLEAASARIRDSEEEVFGELRVTTTVGFGTLWLAPRLTKLYEQYPNLKIDLMLEERVLDLPMREADVAIRMKEPSQADLVRKRLMTVRMGLYASPAYLKKRGPLEAAEDISQHRLICQNQRSAQVSSAAVLGKKLMALNPGSLLTVNNYFGVLQSVLYNLGVGILPDYVTEEFPQLIELLPEEDQHSVPVYLAYPEELRHSQRVGAFRDFVQSEIMAHRKHMKELGKL, from the coding sequence ATGGATTGGGATAAGCTTAGAATATTTCACGCGGTGGCCGATGCGGGCAGCCTCACCCATGCCGGTGACAGGCTGAATCTGTCGCAATCAGCGGTCAGCCGCCAGATCCGGGCGCTGGAGGAGACCTTGAATACGACGCTGTTCCACCGTCATGCGCGCGGACTGATTCTCACCGAACAGGGAGAGCTGCTGTTTGACGCCACCCAATCCATGTCCACACGGCTTGAAGCCGCCTCTGCCCGCATCCGTGACAGCGAAGAGGAAGTGTTCGGCGAACTGCGGGTCACCACCACTGTCGGGTTCGGCACCCTGTGGCTGGCGCCGCGGCTGACCAAACTGTATGAGCAATACCCCAATCTGAAAATCGACCTGATGCTGGAGGAACGGGTTCTGGACCTGCCCATGCGCGAGGCTGATGTGGCCATCCGCATGAAGGAACCCAGCCAGGCCGATCTGGTGCGCAAGCGGCTGATGACCGTGCGGATGGGGCTGTATGCCTCGCCGGCCTATCTGAAAAAGCGCGGCCCCCTGGAAGCCGCTGAAGACATCTCCCAGCACCGGCTGATCTGCCAGAACCAGCGCTCTGCCCAAGTAAGCTCCGCTGCCGTGCTGGGCAAAAAGCTGATGGCGCTAAACCCGGGGTCGCTGCTGACCGTCAACAACTATTTCGGCGTGTTGCAAAGCGTTCTGTACAATCTGGGTGTCGGCATTCTGCCGGACTATGTGACCGAGGAATTCCCGCAGCTGATCGAATTGCTGCCGGAAGAGGATCAGCACAGCGTTCCAGTCTACCTCGCCTATCCCGAAGAACTGCGCCATTCGCAGCGTGTCGGCGCGTTCCGCGACTTCGTGCAATCCGAAATCATGGCGCATCGGAAACATATGAAAGAGCTGGGCAAACTCTGA
- the purL gene encoding phosphoribosylformylglycinamidine synthase subunit PurL, protein MQEPAITPELIANHGLKPEEYDLILEIIGREPTFTELGIFSAMWNEHCSYKSSKKWLRTLPTDGPQVICGPGENAGIVDIGDGDAVVFKMESHNHPSYIEPYQGAATGVGGILRDVFTMGARPIASMNSLSFGEPGHHKTRQLVNGVVEGIGGYGNCFGVPCAGGEVRFHPAYNGNCLVNAFAAGLAKTDSIFYSAASGVGMPVVYLGAKTGRDGVGGATMASAEFDDTIEEKRPTVQVGDPFTEKRLMEATLELMQTGAVISIQDMGAAGLTCSAVEMGDKGKLGVKLNLEDVPQREENMTAYEMMLSESQERMLMVLKPELEADARAVFEKWDLDFAIVGETIAEDRFLILHNGDVKADLVLSKLASTAPEYDRPWVPTPAAEPLTDADVPTIDPIDGLKALLTSPNYAGKQWVYEQYDTTVMGDTQRRPGTGSGIVRVHGTDKKLAFTSDVTPRYVKANPFEGGKQAVAEAYRNLTAVGAKPLATTDNLNFGNPEKPEIMGQFVGAIKGIGEAVAALDMPIVSGNVSLYNETDGKGILPTPTIGAVGLIAAGEEPITGEVRDGHVALLVGETIGHLGQSALLAEVFNREDGDAPAVDLEAEKRNGEFIRANRELIKACTDLADGGLALAAFEMAEEAGVGVQIDAGDTPTVFGEDQARYLVACNFDQAEALMLAAGQAGVALATVGKFGGDTVKIGGSEAPLAELKEIFRSSFAAAVA, encoded by the coding sequence ATGCAGGAACCCGCCATCACGCCTGAACTGATTGCCAATCACGGGCTGAAGCCCGAGGAATACGATCTGATCCTGGAAATCATCGGGCGCGAGCCGACGTTCACCGAGTTGGGCATCTTCTCGGCGATGTGGAACGAGCACTGCTCTTATAAGTCATCCAAGAAATGGCTGCGCACCCTGCCGACCGACGGCCCGCAGGTGATCTGCGGCCCCGGTGAAAACGCCGGCATCGTGGATATCGGCGACGGCGACGCCGTGGTGTTCAAGATGGAAAGCCACAATCACCCCTCTTACATCGAACCCTACCAGGGGGCGGCAACCGGGGTTGGCGGCATTCTGCGCGACGTCTTCACCATGGGCGCGCGGCCCATCGCCTCGATGAACTCCCTTTCCTTCGGCGAGCCCGGCCACCACAAGACCCGCCAGCTGGTCAATGGCGTGGTCGAGGGCATCGGCGGCTACGGCAATTGTTTCGGCGTTCCTTGCGCCGGCGGCGAAGTCCGCTTCCATCCGGCCTACAACGGCAACTGCCTGGTCAATGCATTTGCGGCAGGCCTGGCCAAGACCGATAGCATTTTCTACTCGGCAGCATCGGGCGTAGGCATGCCGGTGGTGTACCTGGGCGCCAAAACCGGCCGTGACGGCGTCGGCGGCGCCACCATGGCGTCTGCCGAATTCGATGACACTATCGAGGAAAAACGCCCCACCGTGCAGGTCGGCGACCCGTTCACCGAAAAGCGTCTGATGGAAGCCACGCTGGAGCTGATGCAGACCGGTGCCGTGATCTCGATCCAGGACATGGGCGCTGCCGGCCTCACCTGCTCGGCCGTGGAAATGGGCGACAAGGGCAAGCTGGGCGTCAAGCTGAACCTCGAAGACGTGCCGCAGCGCGAAGAGAATATGACAGCCTATGAGATGATGCTGTCGGAATCTCAGGAACGCATGCTGATGGTGCTGAAGCCCGAGCTGGAAGCAGACGCCCGCGCCGTGTTTGAAAAATGGGACCTGGATTTTGCCATCGTTGGCGAAACCATTGCCGAGGACCGCTTCCTGATCCTGCACAACGGTGACGTGAAAGCGGATCTGGTGCTGTCGAAACTGGCCTCCACCGCGCCGGAATACGACCGCCCCTGGGTGCCGACCCCGGCGGCGGAACCGCTGACCGACGCCGACGTCCCCACCATTGATCCGATCGACGGGCTGAAGGCGCTGCTCACCTCGCCGAACTACGCCGGCAAGCAGTGGGTTTACGAGCAGTACGACACCACCGTGATGGGCGACACCCAGCGCCGTCCGGGCACCGGCTCCGGCATCGTCCGGGTGCATGGCACGGACAAGAAACTGGCCTTCACCTCCGACGTGACCCCGCGCTACGTCAAGGCGAACCCCTTCGAGGGCGGCAAACAGGCGGTGGCCGAGGCCTATCGCAACCTGACAGCTGTCGGCGCCAAGCCCTTGGCAACAACCGACAACCTGAACTTCGGCAACCCCGAAAAGCCCGAGATCATGGGCCAGTTCGTCGGCGCCATCAAAGGCATCGGCGAGGCCGTGGCCGCGCTGGACATGCCGATCGTTTCCGGCAATGTCTCGCTCTACAATGAAACCGACGGCAAAGGCATCCTGCCGACCCCGACCATCGGCGCCGTGGGCCTGATCGCCGCGGGCGAAGAGCCGATCACCGGCGAGGTCCGCGACGGCCATGTCGCCCTGCTGGTCGGTGAAACCATTGGCCATCTGGGCCAGTCGGCTCTGCTGGCCGAGGTCTTCAACCGCGAGGACGGCGACGCTCCGGCGGTTGATCTGGAAGCCGAAAAGCGCAACGGCGAATTTATCCGCGCCAACCGCGAGCTGATCAAAGCCTGCACCGATCTGGCCGATGGCGGCCTGGCGCTGGCGGCGTTTGAGATGGCCGAAGAGGCCGGCGTTGGCGTGCAGATCGATGCGGGCGACACCCCGACCGTGTTTGGCGAGGATCAGGCCCGCTACCTGGTCGCCTGCAACTTTGACCAGGCCGAAGCGCTGATGCTGGCCGCAGGCCAGGCCGGCGTGGCGCTGGCCACTGTCGGCAAATTCGGCGGTGATACGGTCAAGATCGGCGGTTCCGAGGCGCCGCTGGCCGAGCTGAAGGAGATCTTCCGCTCCAGCTTTGCCGCTGCGGTCGCCTGA
- a CDS encoding BolA/IbaG family iron-sulfur metabolism protein: protein MPMQAHEIEELLRESFPDAEIQVAGTDGVHMSAMVVDESFRGKNRVQQQRAVYAALKGKMDGPDGELHALALTTKAPE, encoded by the coding sequence ATGCCCATGCAAGCCCACGAAATCGAAGAACTGCTGCGCGAAAGCTTTCCCGACGCTGAAATCCAGGTGGCCGGCACCGACGGCGTGCATATGTCGGCGATGGTCGTCGATGAAAGCTTCCGCGGCAAGAACCGCGTCCAGCAGCAGCGCGCTGTCTATGCCGCGCTGAAAGGCAAGATGGACGGCCCCGACGGCGAGCTGCACGCGCTGGCGCTGACCACAAAAGCGCCGGAATAA
- the grxD gene encoding Grx4 family monothiol glutaredoxin, which translates to MTDVKTRIDETVKASDVVLFMKGTKEMPQCGFSSRVAGVLNYIGVDYTDVNVLADEDIRSGIKEYSDWPTIPQLYIKGEFVGGCDIITEMTLSGELDGMFDQNGIAFNKEAADKIREANG; encoded by the coding sequence ATGACCGACGTAAAAACCCGCATCGACGAAACCGTCAAAGCCAGCGACGTAGTGCTCTTCATGAAAGGCACCAAGGAAATGCCCCAGTGCGGCTTCTCCTCACGCGTGGCCGGGGTTCTGAACTACATCGGCGTGGACTACACCGATGTGAACGTGCTGGCGGATGAGGACATCCGCTCCGGCATCAAGGAATACTCCGACTGGCCGACAATCCCGCAGCTCTACATCAAGGGTGAGTTTGTGGGCGGCTGCGACATCATCACCGAGATGACCCTGTCAGGCGAGCTGGACGGCATGTTCGATCAGAACGGCATTGCCTTCAACAAAGAGGCCGCCGACAAGATCCGCGAAGCCAACGGCTAA
- a CDS encoding calcium-binding protein — protein MIGALVLSTLAIAGLAISLDDGDDNAPEPDPIDESPEPELPGNLATDGPDDLVLGDEDDFLDAGTGADRVQSGGGNDQISGGEGKDTVLAGDGNDTVSGGAFHDLIYGGNGNDLLSGEGGLDTVFGEGGNDTLDGGDWDDMLVGGLGYDSLTGGIGNDMLIAGSGKDVAFGGDGNDTVSGGEFHDIAYGGAGNDSLAGDGGIDVLFGDDGDDTLDGGAWDDDLIGGDGADVLNGGDGNDALSGVNLTRDLTPEEVASLRDQEEGATLEGVGFSTADDGADTLDGGAGNDFLLMGAGDTGTGGEGQDDFGLYVSQEADGVITITDYTPGEDLVQLVIDNGSETVDADDYSVEDDAETGDALILHQGEVVARLQGAGGSFTADDLMLIDAA, from the coding sequence ATGATTGGTGCACTTGTTCTGAGCACATTGGCAATTGCCGGCCTGGCGATCAGCCTTGATGACGGCGATGATAACGCGCCCGAGCCTGATCCCATTGATGAAAGCCCTGAACCTGAACTGCCGGGAAACCTTGCAACGGACGGGCCGGATGATCTGGTCCTGGGGGATGAAGACGATTTTCTGGACGCAGGGACCGGGGCCGACCGGGTGCAGTCCGGTGGCGGCAATGATCAGATCTCGGGCGGCGAGGGCAAAGACACCGTCCTGGCAGGCGACGGCAACGACACCGTCTCTGGCGGCGCGTTCCATGACCTGATTTACGGCGGCAACGGCAATGACCTCCTGTCCGGCGAAGGCGGCCTCGACACGGTTTTTGGTGAAGGCGGCAACGATACGCTGGACGGCGGTGATTGGGACGACATGCTGGTTGGCGGCCTGGGTTATGACAGCCTGACCGGCGGCATCGGAAACGACATGCTGATTGCCGGCTCAGGAAAAGACGTGGCCTTTGGCGGCGACGGCAATGACACTGTCTCTGGCGGCGAATTTCACGACATAGCCTATGGCGGTGCCGGGAATGACTCGCTGGCTGGCGATGGCGGCATTGACGTTCTGTTCGGCGACGATGGCGACGATACGCTGGACGGCGGCGCCTGGGATGACGATCTGATTGGCGGCGATGGCGCGGATGTTCTGAACGGCGGCGACGGCAATGATGCCCTCAGCGGCGTGAACCTGACGCGGGACCTGACGCCGGAAGAGGTTGCCAGCCTGCGTGACCAGGAGGAGGGTGCAACGCTCGAGGGGGTTGGCTTCTCCACCGCGGACGACGGCGCGGATACGCTGGATGGCGGCGCTGGCAATGACTTCCTGCTGATGGGGGCCGGCGATACCGGGACCGGTGGCGAAGGTCAGGATGACTTTGGTCTGTATGTGTCGCAGGAGGCAGACGGTGTGATCACCATTACCGACTACACACCGGGCGAAGACCTGGTTCAGCTGGTTATTGATAATGGCAGTGAAACCGTAGATGCGGACGACTACAGCGTTGAAGATGATGCGGAAACCGGCGATGCGCTGATCCTGCACCAAGGTGAAGTGGTGGCCCGCCTGCAGGGGGCCGGCGGAAGTTTTACCGCCGATGATCTGATGTTGATCGACGCGGCGTAA
- a CDS encoding cell division protein ZapA, whose product MPEVTIMIGGRGFEVSCQEGEESYLHSAAKMLDDEAQVLSDQIGRMPEARMLLMAGLMLADKTAAVEDRIREVEAVLAERDQELADLRAMPAPEPERIEVPIVPPQVTESLAELAARTEALAQEIEEKAQPAV is encoded by the coding sequence ATGCCGGAAGTGACCATAATGATCGGCGGCCGCGGCTTTGAGGTCTCCTGCCAGGAAGGCGAGGAAAGCTATCTGCATTCTGCTGCCAAGATGCTGGATGACGAGGCGCAGGTGCTGTCGGACCAGATCGGCCGGATGCCCGAAGCGCGGATGCTGCTGATGGCCGGCCTGATGCTGGCCGACAAGACCGCCGCGGTCGAAGACCGGATCAGGGAGGTTGAGGCCGTGCTGGCCGAACGCGACCAGGAACTGGCGGATCTGCGCGCCATGCCGGCACCGGAGCCCGAGCGGATCGAAGTTCCGATCGTGCCGCCGCAGGTCACCGAGAGCCTGGCCGAACTGGCCGCCCGGACCGAGGCGCTGGCGCAGGAAATCGAAGAAAAGGCCCAGCCGGCCGTTTGA
- the tkt gene encoding transketolase, whose amino-acid sequence MDLTALRTANPDHWNKAAAIRALALDAVAAANSGHTGMPIGMADVATVLFEKHLKFDASNPKWPDRDRFILSAGHGSMLIYALLYLSGDKQVTLDQIKNFRQTGAITAGHPENFLIDAVEVTTGPLGQGLSNAVGFAMAEEMQRAHYGKKVVDHHTYVIAGDGCLMEGISQEAIGLAGRHQLGKLIVFWDNNNITIDGTVELSDRTNQVQRFKASGWQVLEIDGHDPKAIDEAITAAKKSKKPSMIACKTHIALGHAAQDTSKGHGALTDQDQLQAAKDAYGWTSGPFEVPADIKSQWEEIGARGKTEREAWEARFAELSSQKQDRFNRAYSLDAPKKLSATIKALKKQASETQPKVATRKSSEMALEVINPIMPETVGGSADLTGSNNTKTGDLGMFDTDNRKGRYVYWGIREHGMAAAMNGMVLHGGVRAYGGTFFCFTDYARPAMRLAALSKIPTVFVMTHDSIGVGEDGPTHQPVEHLAICRATPNTYVFRPADTVETAEAWEIALTSKETPSVLALTRQNLPTVRTEHKLSNMVEKGAYVLAEAENKRQVILIATGSEVSVAMDAKAKLEAEGIGTRVVSMPCMELFAEQDEAYRRKVLPAGPIRVGIEAAVRDGGWDRWLLGERGQEKKAGFVGMDRFGASAPAGELFERFGITAEGTVAKVKELLG is encoded by the coding sequence GTGGACCTGACAGCCCTGCGCACCGCCAATCCCGACCATTGGAACAAGGCCGCCGCCATTCGCGCGCTGGCACTGGACGCCGTCGCCGCCGCCAATTCCGGCCACACCGGCATGCCGATCGGCATGGCCGACGTGGCGACCGTGCTGTTTGAAAAGCACCTCAAATTCGATGCCTCCAACCCGAAGTGGCCGGACCGCGACCGCTTCATCCTGTCGGCGGGCCACGGCTCGATGCTGATTTATGCGCTGCTCTATCTGTCCGGCGACAAACAGGTGACGCTTGATCAGATCAAGAACTTCCGCCAGACCGGCGCGATCACCGCGGGCCATCCGGAAAACTTCCTGATCGACGCGGTCGAGGTCACCACCGGGCCGCTCGGCCAGGGCCTCTCCAACGCTGTCGGCTTTGCCATGGCCGAGGAAATGCAGCGCGCCCATTACGGCAAGAAGGTCGTCGATCACCACACCTATGTGATCGCAGGCGACGGCTGCCTGATGGAAGGCATCAGCCAGGAGGCCATCGGCCTGGCCGGCCGCCACCAGCTGGGCAAGCTGATCGTGTTCTGGGACAATAACAACATCACCATCGACGGCACGGTTGAGCTCAGCGACCGCACCAACCAGGTGCAGCGCTTCAAGGCCTCCGGCTGGCAGGTGCTGGAAATCGACGGCCACGACCCCAAGGCCATCGACGAGGCGATCACCGCCGCCAAGAAGTCCAAGAAACCCTCGATGATTGCCTGCAAGACCCATATTGCCCTGGGCCATGCCGCGCAGGACACCTCCAAAGGCCACGGCGCGCTGACCGACCAGGACCAGCTGCAGGCGGCCAAGGATGCCTATGGCTGGACCAGCGGCCCCTTCGAAGTGCCGGCGGATATCAAATCCCAGTGGGAAGAAATCGGCGCCCGCGGCAAGACCGAGCGCGAAGCCTGGGAAGCCCGCTTTGCCGAGCTGTCCTCGCAAAAACAGGACCGTTTCAACCGCGCCTACAGCCTGGACGCCCCCAAGAAGCTGTCCGCCACCATCAAGGCGCTGAAAAAGCAGGCGTCCGAGACCCAGCCCAAGGTTGCCACCCGCAAGTCTTCGGAAATGGCGCTGGAAGTGATCAACCCGATCATGCCGGAAACCGTGGGCGGCTCTGCTGACCTGACCGGATCCAACAACACCAAGACCGGCGATCTGGGCATGTTCGACACCGACAACCGCAAAGGGCGTTACGTCTATTGGGGTATCCGCGAGCATGGCATGGCCGCGGCGATGAACGGCATGGTGCTGCACGGCGGCGTGCGCGCTTACGGCGGCACCTTCTTCTGCTTCACCGACTATGCCCGCCCGGCAATGCGCCTGGCCGCCCTGTCGAAGATCCCGACCGTGTTCGTGATGACCCACGATTCAATCGGTGTCGGCGAAGACGGCCCGACCCACCAGCCGGTCGAACACCTGGCGATCTGCCGCGCCACCCCGAACACCTATGTGTTCCGCCCCGCCGACACCGTGGAAACCGCCGAGGCCTGGGAAATTGCCCTCACCTCCAAGGAGACCCCGTCGGTGCTGGCGCTGACCCGTCAGAACCTGCCGACCGTCCGGACCGAGCACAAGCTCAGCAACATGGTCGAAAAAGGCGCCTATGTGCTGGCCGAGGCCGAGAACAAGCGCCAGGTGATCCTGATCGCCACCGGTTCTGAAGTCTCTGTCGCAATGGACGCCAAGGCCAAGCTGGAAGCCGAGGGCATCGGCACCCGTGTGGTCTCCATGCCCTGCATGGAGCTGTTTGCCGAGCAGGACGAAGCCTACCGCCGCAAGGTGCTGCCCGCAGGCCCGATCCGCGTCGGCATCGAGGCCGCTGTCCGTGACGGCGGCTGGGACCGCTGGCTGCTGGGCGAGCGCGGCCAGGAGAAAAAGGCCGGTTTTGTCGGCATGGACCGCTTCGGCGCCTCAGCCCCGGCAGGCGAGCTGTTCGAGCGCTTCGGCATCACCGCCGAGGGTACCGTCGCCAAGGTGAAAGAGCTGCTGGGCTAA